From the genome of Streptomyces sp. SID8374:
GCTCCCGCAGGCTCACCGCCACGGCCGCGCAGTCGCTGAACTCGCTGTCCGCGACGTCCAGATAGGCAAAATCGCTCCCGCTGAGCCCGATCGTGCCGGACCCGGAGACCGTGAGGTTCCGTGCGACGAGTCTCCCCTTGTCGAAGGCGATGGCCCCGCACCTGCTCACCGCCTTGATCTCGCAGTCGCGTACGAGGAGTTGGGCCTCCTCGCCGACACCGAAGCCCACCGTTCCCCGCTCGGCGGACACGTCTTTCAGCCTCACCCGGGACTGGCCCAGGACCTCGACGGCGCACATGTCGAAGTCCCGGAACACCGCGTCGGTGATGTCGGCCGTGGTGCCGCCGTTCCCCAGGGTCTCCACCTGTGAGGGGCAGCGTTCGACCCGGACGTGCTCGAACACGGCGGTGCTCCCGTCCCTGACCCGCAGGGCGACACTCGTCAGGTCCTCGATCACGACGCGGGTGAAACGGCCCCTGCCCGCTTCCATGACGGCCACCCCCACGTTGCCGCCCGAGACGCGGCAGCCGTGGATCTCCGGGGAGCCGCCCTCGGTGGAGAGCACCGCGGCGTTGCCCGCGTCGGTCACCGTGCACTCCTCGAACCTGCCGCGGCCCGCCGACCGGACGTTGATACCGGTGTCCCGGCACCGGGCGAAGGCGCATCCGCGCACCACCGGGTCGGAGCCGCTCGTGACCGCGATCCCGTGCTGGGCGTCGGTGACGCGGGTGCTGTCCACGGAGCCCCTGGACTGCTCGATGAAGCAGATCCCCTCGGCGTGCACGGCGTCGATGGCGCAGCCGGACACGGCCAGCTCCGCCTGCGCGTCCGCGACGACGGCCGCGAGCCCGGTGCCGGTCAGCTCGCACCCGCTGACCTCGGCCCGGGCACCGCTGACGCGTACGCCGTGGATGCGGCTGCCCTCGATACGGCTGCCCCGGACCGTGACGTCGGAGCCTTCGATCACGGCGACCGCGTTGTCGGTGGCGTCGGTGAACCGGCACCGCTCCACCAGCCCGCGGGCCCCGGTGAAGAGGGTCCGGCCGTGCAGCACCACGCTGTCCCGCAGCGTGACGGAGGTGTTGGGCCTGGCGTGCACACCGACCCCGCTGTACGCGCGGATCTCGACCCGGTCGAGGGTGAGCGTCCCCGCATGGCAGGCGACGGTGTCGGCTTCGCGGCCGGTCAGGACGAGGCCGTCGACACCGACCGCGCCGTAGGCGTCGAGGGCGGCTCCGCGTGCCTGGCCCACCACCACCGAGCCGGGCCCGCCGGTCGCGACCAGCCGGACCTCTCCCCGTACGGTGAGGGATTCCTCGTACCGCCCGGGCGCGATCTCGATGAGTGCTGCCCGGCCCCGGCGGGCCGCCGCCAGGAGCGCGGAGGTGATGTCGGGGTGGGCGCCGCGACCGCCGCGCGGTGAGACGACATACTTCGCGACCATCTCCGCTCCCCCCACGGCGCATGCTTGGCGCGGTCGATGGTACCTGAGCGGTCGTCACCGAGCCTGTTCACAGGGGCCGGTGGCCGGCGGACCGGTCGTGGCCACCGCCGTACGCCCCCGCCCGGGTGGTCGGCCCGGGCGGGGGCGTACGGCGGTGGATCAGCGCGCCGGCCGGAGCTCCAGCGTGCAGCACTTCACGCTGCCGCCCGCCTTGAGGAGTTCGGACAGGTCCACCCCGACCGGGCGGAAGCCGCGGTCGCGGAGCTGGTCCGCGAGAGCGGTGGCGTTCTGCGGCAGGACCACGTTCAGCCCGTCCGACGTGGCGTTGAGCCCGAACACCGCCGCGTCCTCGGCCGAGGCGAGCACCGCGTCCGGGAAGAGGCGTTGCAGGACCGCGAGGCTGCCGGGGGAGAAGGCCCCCGGGTAGTAGGCGATCGTCTTCTCGTCCAGCACGGTGAGGGCGGTGTCCAGGTGGTAGTAGTCGGGGTCCACCAGGGTCAGCCCGATCACCGGCCGGCCGAAGAACTCCTGGGCCTCGTCGTGGGAGCGGGGATCACTGCGGAACCCGGTCCCGGCGAGCAGGAGGTCGCCCACCAGCAGATAGTCGCCCTCCCCTTCGTTGACGACGCTCGCGGTGCGCAGGTCCGGGAAGCCGTTGTCGCGCAGCCAGTCGTGGTACGCGGGCCCCTCGGCGATCCGTTCGGCGTCGCGGAAGCGTGCCACGAGGGCCCGCCCGTCGACGACCGTGGCGCCGTTGGCGGCGAAGACCATGTCGGGGAGACCACGGACGGGTTCGATGGTGTCGACGGTGTGCCCGAGGCTCAGGTAGACCTCGCGCAGTCGCTCCCACTGGGCGATGGCCAGCGGAGTGTCGACAGGCTTCTTAGGGTCCATCCACGGGTTGATGGAGTAGACCACGTCGAAGTAGGTGGGCCGGCACATGAGGTAGTGCCGGGCACGTGCGGTACGCATGGGTGAGGGTCCCGATCGTCAGGGGCGGCCGGTGAGATAGCCGCCCATCGAGGTGAAGTACTCGGTCGCGGGAAGTTCGCGGCCGTCCCCGGTCCGTACGCGGGTGATGGCCAGACCGTGGTTGCGGCCGGTTCGGGCATCGGCTCCGGCGACGATCACGACGCCGTCGCCCTCGCGGTAGAAGATCCGGCCCGGGGTGCCGCCGTAGCGGCCCTCGGACACGACAGCGGAGACGACTTCGAGCCGCTGCCCCTTGTGGAAGGTGAAGGCGCTCGGGTAGGGAGCGGACTGGGCGCGGATCAGACGCTCCAGGTCCTCGGCGGGCCAGTTCCAGTCGATACGGATGTCCTCCTCGGCCCGCTTGTGGAAGAAGCTGGCCTTGGAGCGGTCCTGCGGGGTGAACTCGGTCTGCCCCGAGGCGATCAGGCCCAGCGCCTCGGTGGTGACCGGGGCGATGAGGTCGACCGTCCGGTGGAAGAGGTCGGTGGCCGTGTCCGTCGGTCCGACGGTGACCGACCGCTGGACGACGATGTCGCCCGCGTCCAGTTCCTCGTCCATCAGATGGGCGGTGACGCCGACTTCCGGCTCGCCGTTGATGAGCGCCCAGATCAGCGGCGAGAAGCCCGCGTAGGCGGGCAGCAGGGAGTCGTGGATGTTCAGCGTGCCGTGGACGGGCAGGTTGTAGATCTCCGGCGGCATCCACGTCCGCCAGTTGTTGGCGACGATGATGTCCGGGGCCACCTCCTTGAGGCGGTCCACCAGTTCGTCGTCCGGCC
Proteins encoded in this window:
- the ddaH gene encoding dimethylargininase yields the protein MRTARARHYLMCRPTYFDVVYSINPWMDPKKPVDTPLAIAQWERLREVYLSLGHTVDTIEPVRGLPDMVFAANGATVVDGRALVARFRDAERIAEGPAYHDWLRDNGFPDLRTASVVNEGEGDYLLVGDLLLAGTGFRSDPRSHDEAQEFFGRPVIGLTLVDPDYYHLDTALTVLDEKTIAYYPGAFSPGSLAVLQRLFPDAVLASAEDAAVFGLNATSDGLNVVLPQNATALADQLRDRGFRPVGVDLSELLKAGGSVKCCTLELRPAR
- a CDS encoding methionyl-tRNA formyltransferase, coding for MRVVMFGYQTWGHRTLQALLDSEHDVVTVVTHPRSEHAYEKIWSDSVADLAEKHGIPVIIRNRPDDELVDRLKEVAPDIIVANNWRTWMPPEIYNLPVHGTLNIHDSLLPAYAGFSPLIWALINGEPEVGVTAHLMDEELDAGDIVVQRSVTVGPTDTATDLFHRTVDLIAPVTTEALGLIASGQTEFTPQDRSKASFFHKRAEEDIRIDWNWPAEDLERLIRAQSAPYPSAFTFHKGQRLEVVSAVVSEGRYGGTPGRIFYREGDGVVIVAGADARTGRNHGLAITRVRTGDGRELPATEYFTSMGGYLTGRP
- a CDS encoding right-handed parallel beta-helix repeat-containing protein: MVAKYVVSPRGGRGAHPDITSALLAAARRGRAALIEIAPGRYEESLTVRGEVRLVATGGPGSVVVGQARGAALDAYGAVGVDGLVLTGREADTVACHAGTLTLDRVEIRAYSGVGVHARPNTSVTLRDSVVLHGRTLFTGARGLVERCRFTDATDNAVAVIEGSDVTVRGSRIEGSRIHGVRVSGARAEVSGCELTGTGLAAVVADAQAELAVSGCAIDAVHAEGICFIEQSRGSVDSTRVTDAQHGIAVTSGSDPVVRGCAFARCRDTGINVRSAGRGRFEECTVTDAGNAAVLSTEGGSPEIHGCRVSGGNVGVAVMEAGRGRFTRVVIEDLTSVALRVRDGSTAVFEHVRVERCPSQVETLGNGGTTADITDAVFRDFDMCAVEVLGQSRVRLKDVSAERGTVGFGVGEEAQLLVRDCEIKAVSRCGAIAFDKGRLVARNLTVSGSGTIGLSGSDFAYLDVADSEFSDCAAVAVSLRERAGGRLVNCTVAGEPGTGVRHNGLVDLVSLHTSLPVVEEESTEPTGPPPTIVNNFNAPVFNDEVHGVQLAWNNTTAIQQQTGEGGTRS